Proteins from a genomic interval of Bombyx mori chromosome 8, ASM3026992v2:
- the LOC101743332 gene encoding sodium channel protein Nach has protein sequence MNTNEYRKRYFDIWWNGIKSLPHTTSIHGFKFIADTKRHWVERIFWLVFVALSWYASSLLIAAQYDAYLNNPISFVVETTYKDWNTYFPAVAVCENDNSKRAEEISDSLWGQEHDFNIEEVLKEWAFFKGVTYYTSEFCNVENGEVLPECVESNLTYYANLVRSTCKESLSDCSWNGEAFECCDYFRPLDTELGTCYAINSIQGRESNPPFLRMVSNRTTGPGVLRFNVLIPANVYVLNEEDVPALTTIGSDVLTVGPEMFHRRYIALRNIENDSGTRSIAPEKRKCRYNDENFLDVYRHYSYTACTVQCRKDAQMRFCNCSNYFMPNVPEHLKCNVSGIICLNNYVNILTVLKAPWSSRPGLYCNCLPSCTESEISVINDLKDATAEDYATVEIELAMLPSERYRRNVVRGILDLVVSTGGTGGLFLGASILSFVELLYILLIRPFCDIYSQREDDPWYRKYGTRRLEDNKYTPNWKWNYFRSKSYYTTRPLRSTSKLTSRDFYSKKI, from the exons ATGAATACAAATGAATATCGCAAGAGATATTTTGATATTTGGTGGAATGGTATAAAAAGTCTGCCTCATACGACTTCAATACACGGGTTTAAGTTTATAGCTGATACTAAACGACACTGGGTAGAAAG GATCTTTTGGTTGGTATTCGTAGCACTCTCATGGTATGCTTCGTCATTACTGATAGCGGCTCAGTATGACGCGTATCTAAACAATCCTATTTCATTTGTGGTGGAAACAACTTACAAAGATTGGAATACATATTTTCCTGCCGTCGCTGTATGCGAAAACGACAATTCAAAACGTGCTGAAGAAATATCTGACAG TTTGTGGGGTCAAGAACATGATTTTAACATAGAGGAAGTTCTAAAGGAATGGGCATTTTTCAAAGGCGTCACATACTACACCTCGGAATTTTGTAATGTAGAAAATGGAGAAGTTTTACCGGAGTGCGTCGAATCTAATCTAACTTATTATGCCAATTTG GTAAGAAGTACCTGTAAAGAAAGTTTATCAGATTGTTCTTGGAACGGCGAAGCTTTTGAGTGTTGTGATTATTTCCGACCTTTGGATACTGAACTAGGCACGTGTTACGCCATCAACTCTATTCAAGGAAG AGAATCGAATCCGCCATTTCTACGAATGGTAAGCAACAGGACTACGGGTCCTGGAGTGCTGAGGTTCAATGTCCTAATACCCGCTAATGTTTACGTTCTAAACGAAGAAGACGTACCAGCTCTAACAACAATTGGATCAGATGTATTGACTGTGGGTCCAGAAATGTTTCACAG acGGTACATAGCTCTTAGAAACATTGAAAATGATTCCGGGACCCGTTCTATCGCTCCGGAGAAGCGCAAATGTCGATACAACGATGAAAATTTTTTGGACGTGTATCGCCACTATTCTTATACAGCGTGCACCGTGCAATGCCGAAAAGACGCCCAAATGCGTTTCTGTAATTGTTCTAATTATTTCATGCCGAATGTACCGGAACATCTCAAATGCAATGTTAGCGGAATTATATGCCTAAATAATTATGTCAACATATTAACC GTACTGAAAGCACCATGGTCATCGAGGCCTGGTCTGTATTGCAACTGTTTACCGTCTTGTACAGAATCAGAGATTTCCGTCATTAATGATTTAAAAGACGCCACTGCCGAAGACTATGCCACTGTAGAAATAGAACTAGCGATGTTGCCATCCGAGCGGTACAGGAGGAATGTCGTAAGAGGAATACTTGACCTAGTCG TGTCCACAGGTGGAACAGGAGGTCTATTCCTTGGCGCAAGTATCCTTAGCTTCGTAGAGCTATTATACATATTGCTGATCAGACCTTTCTGCGACATATACAGCCAGAGAGAAGACGATCCGTGGTACAGGAAATACGGAACACGTCGGCTCGAAGACAATAAATATACTCCGAATTGGAAATGGAATTATTTTAGATCGAAATCTTACTACACAACGAGACCTTTGAGAAGCACTAGTAAATTGACATCACGCGATTtttattccaaaaaaatatag
- the LOC101743612 gene encoding sodium channel protein Nach has translation MPEGISVSNIIFPAVGICSNNRISKRAVTELSKHLLKAERNKKYDEEEMMRLLFGLGELYDYQTSNDGNMSHMTLHEVLGDYDVHELMQSLTPRCEDLLLRCVWNTEPKSCLDLFDFRLTINGYCCTFNYLRVYDSKFTDKDSSSRSIDMYKYGNKSTFDFDTGLKILLRLNESDDFYYNVPMQGAQLQFSDAYDFPDGPSGSFAMQIISSSVQMTVMVSASFTEASRDIQHVSLNLRRCRFYDESDYLPLYTYSDCMLKCRMSFLLDKCNCTPFNMPKMENARTCDLRDIPCLQIYYAQSIAVRPDVEPISEALELDLVGGGIPCPMCLPTCSKTAYSYDFNNIIIYPEYLNTVPDNDRENWLQGVNFTGTSIVHLKYASEVANCYGQNVIMKWFDLISNIGSTCGFVTGFSFVSVLEFIYFFTVKLFREIEARKRQNIRIDTFNHSKNEKINKYPKIYWNELTGATPRLQPQFLMNPRVKRLMEN, from the exons ATGCCAGAAGGTATATCTGTCAGCAACATCATATTTCCAGCTGTTGGGATTTGTTCTAACAACAGAATTTCAAAGAGAGCAGTGACGGAATTGTCTAAACATTT ATTAAAAGCagaacgcaataaaaaatatgatgaGGAGGAAATGATGCGATTATTGTTCGGGCTGGGTGAGCTTTATGACTACCAGACCTCGAACGACGGCAACATGTCACACATGACGCTTCACGAAGTGTTAGGAGATTACGATGTGCACGAGTTAATGCAGAGT TTAACACCTAGATGTGAagatttattgcttagatgcgtttGGAACACAGAACCAAAGAGCTGCCTCGATTTATTTGACTTTCGTCTTACAATAAACGGTTACTGCTGCACGTTCAACTACCTTCGGGTCTATGACAGCAAGTTTACTGa taaAGACAGCTCGTCCCGCAGCATAGATATGTACAAATACGGTAATAAATCAACGTTTGATTTTGATACTGGATTAAAGATACTATTGAGACTCAACGAAAGTGATGATTTTTACTACAACGTGCCGATGCAAGGGGCACAG ttacaATTTTCAGACGCGTACGATTTTCCTGATGGTCCAAGCGGAAGTTTTGCTATGCAGATAATTAGCTCCAGCGTACAG ATGACCGTTATGGTTTCGGCGAGTTTCACAGAAGCCTCTCGAGACATCCAACACGTTTCGTTGAATTTGAGAAGGTGTAGATTCTATGACGAATCGGACTATCTGCCTTTATACACATACAGCGACTGCATGTTGAAATGCAGGATGTCCTTCTTACTGGACAAATGTAATTGTACACCGTTTAATATGCCAAAAATGGAAAACGCGAGGACTTGTGACCTGCGGGATATTCCTTGTCTTCAGATTTACTATG CACAGTCTATCGCAGTTAGACCAGACGTAGAACCGATCTCGGAAGCTTTAGAATTGGATTTGGTTGGTGGAGGCATACCCTGCCCTATGTGCCTACCAACTTGCTCGAAGACCGCTTATAGTTACGATTTTAACAACATTATCATTTATCCTGAATATCTCAACACAGTTCCAGACAACGATAGAGAAAATTGGTT GCAAGGCGTGAATTTCACTGGAACTTCGATTGTTCACTTGAAATACGCAAGTGAAGTTGCCAACTGTTACGGACAGAATGTCATCATGAAATGGTTCGATCTAATCA gtaACATCGGCTCCACGTGCGGCTTTGTGACCGGCTTCAGTTTTGTTTCCGTGCTCGAGTTCatttacttttttactgtgAAATTATTTCGTGAAATTGAAGCACGAAAACGACAAAACATTCGTATCGATACCTTTAATCATTCTAAAAATGAAAAGATTAATAAATATCCAAAGATATATTGGAATGAACTAACAGGAGCCACGCCTCGATTACAACCCCAATTTCTGATGAACCCACGAGTAAAACGTTTGATGGAAAATTAG
- the LOC101743474 gene encoding acylphosphatase-1 has product MMAVNKVNSVTADFEVFGKVQGVFFRKFTQKKALELGLKGWVMNTAQGTVIGQLQGPSTAVDDMKLWLQKVGSPKSKIEKAAFRNEGNIKCCAFRTFEIRK; this is encoded by the coding sequence ATGATGGCAGTGAACAAAGTAAATAGTGTAACGGCGGATTTCGAAGTTTTTGGAAAAGTGCAAGGAGTATTCTTCAGGAAGTTTACGCAAAAGAAAGCATTAGAACTTGGACTTAAGGGATGGGTAATGAATACGGCGCAAGGAACTGTTATAGGTCAACTTCAAGGACCCTCGACTGCTGTTGATGACATGAAGCTTTGGTTACAAAAGGTCGGAAGCCCAAAATCTAAGATCGAGAAAGCGGCGTTCAGGAATGAGGGAAATATTAAATGCTGCGCTTTTAGGACATTTGAAATACGTAAATGA